The genomic stretch GACTAGAGTACACGGGGTGAAACTGCTTCACTTGATTCAATAAAATCGTTTCCGGTAACAGGCCCCAGGAATTCTAGCCCTAAGCCTGGCGAGAAACTACATTTCCCACAATCCTTCGGGGATTGATAAGGCGCAGCAACGGTCTGAACTACAATTCCCACAATCCATGGAGATCTCCGCTTTGTCGCGTTTCCTCAAGGCTCCGCCCCATTTCCCATCTTTCCTTTCAGTCCTTGCGTACCGGGGAACAAGGTCGTGGAAAAAAAGGTCTTGGTGAGGTGCCGCCATTTCATCCGTCCTCGGTCTCTGCGCCTTTCCCAGAGCCTCCAGCAGCGCTATGTTGGGCCAGAGCATCCGGAGGTTCACAACCTCTGTGGTCCGTAGGAGCCACTATGAGGAGGGTCCTGGGAAGGTTAGTGTGTAAGGGGGTTGGCTTCGTTGAGGGGGAGGGGGCGCTTGGCTCTGACTCGCGCACCTGCAAGGCCGCGTGCGGGCCGTGGCGAAGGAGATGATAACCAGGAGCCAGGCTGAGACGCAGACTAGCATTCCGCTTACCCCAGGGGCCAGTGAGGAAGCTGGCCATCCTAGCGCGTAACCGCTAAAGGAATGGGCAGGTAGATCCGGAAGCCCTGCCTCCATCAGCCGCCTGAcgcccccctccccgccccgcagAAAGCCCTGGGATGGCTCCGGGAGGCCacggctgtaggtgtgtggcttaaAGCCGAGATGGAGGTCATCGGACCCGAAATGAAGGTCATTGGAAAATCATGAGGAAATCAGGGCCTCTGGTTATGGAACAGGCTTTTTAAACTAGCTGGCTAAGTTGGAAGTACTAATCCTTCACCTCAGTTAAGGCTGGGTTTGCTTTCAGGTGTAAATAACGTAAACCACATAGCAGTAACAATCTTGGAGGGTCACACGAGGCCTAGTCATAAAGGGCAGAGAAGGTGCTTGGtaatgaaaaacaaaccaaaaaaaactgtgggccgggtgcggtggcgcacggctgtaatcgggaggctgaggcggacggatcacctgaggtcaggagttccagaccagcctagcctagccaagccaacatggcgaaaccctgtctctactaaaaagtacaaaaaaattagccggacgtgatggtgtgtgcctctaatcccagctactcgggaggctgaggcaggagaatcgcgtgaacccgggaggtggaggttgcagtgagccgagatcgggccactgcactccagcttgggcgacagagcgggactccgtctcaaaataaaagaaaaaaaaactgtatttcacttaacattgcCATGTAACTTCTAAGGGAACCACTTAGGACAGTAATTTTTTcgattttctaaaataagaaacttCTCACTATTTGACGTTTGAGTCCTTAAGACCATTCATTGCCTAGTGCTCAGTAAAGTCAGATTATTTCTTACCTTGTAGTGTTATGTGATGGAGGTCATAGGATttgaaagataaatgtttaaaaagatgtTATGATTTATGGCGTATGTAACCTGATGTAAAACAAATATAACTAGCATTTCCTGAGCATTTCCTGTATACTTGTATTTTGATTATTAAGCAGATGATTTGAGGTTCTATTTcgattactttttctctttttttccgaCAGAATTTGCCATTTTCAGTGGAAAACAAGTGGTCGTTACTAGCTAAGATGTGTTTGTACTTTGGATCTGCATTTGCTACACCCTTCCTTGTAGTAAGACACCAACTGCTTAAAACATAAAGATGTTTCAGTTCCTCCATTTAACAGGTAGTTAATGGATTTCTAATCATCTTAAAGCAGGCCTTTTTATTAAGTAGCCTCTTCCCCTCacccagaacacacacacaaatacattgtTGTGTAGGGCTGATTCCTGAGGTTATGTGTGGATGTGGCCTTGGTGGAGACTAGTTGTAaacctatataaaaatatttcagtaatgGCCAGTGTTTATTGAATAGTACTGCTTATCAGGTATACTTTACATCAATATCTCATGTTCTGTAGCAAGCTTGTGAGGTGGATGATAGTAACCCCATCTGAGACACAAAGATGGTAAGTTGTTCAAGATCTCATAACTAGTATAATGGTGGACCAGGACGCTTGCCCAGGCAGTTTCTTGTTGCAGAGCTCACACTTAACCAGGTAAAACTCTGATAAACTGATTAATGTTACTCTATGTTGAACACTGTTACTAGAACAGTGGCTGAGAATGTGTCTTTTAAAACACTataaacatttccatttcttttagaaaGTGGTCACTGTGCTCCCAGTTTTTAAATTGGCTTATGA from Nomascus leucogenys isolate Asia chromosome 2, Asia_NLE_v1, whole genome shotgun sequence encodes the following:
- the LOC100579903 gene encoding cytochrome c oxidase subunit 7C, mitochondrial — translated: MLGQSIRRFTTSVVRRSHYEEGPGKNLPFSVENKWSLLAKMCLYFGSAFATPFLVVRHQLLKT